In the genome of Anomalospiza imberbis isolate Cuckoo-Finch-1a 21T00152 chromosome 27, ASM3175350v1, whole genome shotgun sequence, one region contains:
- the LOC137462918 gene encoding mast cell protease 1A-like, which translates to MCQPQALPALLLLLCCPWASASALRGQIVGGHEARPHSHPYMAFLKIAELGGCGGFLVAPDWVMSAAHCMGNITVILGAHNIHEPEKTQQVRGVLKYHEHPEYNPSTVENDIMLLQLTSKATLNDYVQPIPLPRTGSDLPTGTKCMIAGWGLIDEDRATNKLFETKVSIYSRRKCTLFYPHLDSGMVCAGSFHELKDSSQGDSGGPLVCNKVAQGIVSFGYDSPPGVYTRISHYLPWIKKVMKK; encoded by the exons ATGTGCCAGCCCcaggcgctgccagccctgctgctcctgctctgctgcccctgGGCCAGTGCCA GTGCTCTGCGGGGTCAGATTGTGGGGGGCCACGAGGCGCGGCCCCACTCGCACCCGTACATGGCGTTCCTGAAGATAGCAGAgctggggggctgtgggggcttcCTGGTGGCCCCTGACTGGGTGATGTCAGCTGCACACTGCATGGG GAATATCACAGTCATCCTGGGGGCTCACAACATCCACGAACCAGAAAAAACCCAGCAGGTCCGGGGAGTCCTCAAGTACCACGAGCACCCTGAATACAACCCCAGCACGGTGGAAAACGACATCATGCTGCTCCAG CTGACATCAAAGGCCACTCTCAATGACTACGTCCAGCCCATCCCACTGCCCAGGACGGGCAGCGACCTCCCCACGGGCACCAAGTGCATGATTGCTGGCTGGGGCCTGATCGACGAGGACAGGGCCACCAACAAGCTCTTTGAGACCAAAGTCTCCATCTACAGCCGCAGGAAATGCACCCTCTTCTACCCACACCTTGATTCTGGCATGGTCTGTGCAGGCAGCTTCCACGAGCTGAAGGATTCCAGCCAG GGAGATTCTGGTGGGCCCCTGGTATGTAATAAAGTGGCACAAGGCATTGTCTCCTTTGGCTACGACTCCCCACCTGGGGTCTACACCCGCATCTCCCACTACCTGCCCTGGATCAAAAAAGTCATGAAGAAGTAG
- the LOC137463174 gene encoding LOW QUALITY PROTEIN: mast cell protease 1A-like (The sequence of the model RefSeq protein was modified relative to this genomic sequence to represent the inferred CDS: inserted 2 bases in 1 codon), whose translation MSLTSVVSWSLMSGYKTLLGAGRDPRCSPTSKGSXQKAVMEHLQTLLLPLLLVMCPPVSSIPSIADYPWKWRERGGEAKAPSRTHPTPYVAFLQGKDNHSCGGFLVAPGWVMTAAQCLVHKPLTVILGAHTLQRREESWQTFQVKEYHCHPGFTSPKEGNDILLLKLNGNATSNGQVRPISFEKSKVRGGTECSVASWGHRTTTVTIIKQRDCLSHYPGLADNLICGRSRSSGLPEKADAGDPLVCNSKAFGIFSYRHSNWPGFYTHIAPYLHWVNSVMKSS comes from the exons ATGAGTCTGACTTCTGTGGTTTCCTGGAGTCTGATGTCAGGCTATAAAACCTTGCTGGGAGCAGGACGAGACCCTAGATGCAGCCCCACCTCTAAGGGATC ACAGAAGGCTGTGATGGAGCACCTGCAgaccctcctgctgcccctcctgCTGGTGATGTGCCCCCCAGTCAGCAGCA TCCCATCCATTGCAGATTATCCCTGGAAgtggagggagagaggaggagaagcCAAGGCACCCTCCAGGACACACCCCACACCCTACGTGGCCTTTCTGCAGGGGAAGGACAACCACTCCTGTGGAGGCTTCCTGGTGGCTCCTGGCTGGGTGATGACAGCAGCTCAGTGCCTCGT GCACAAACCTCTGACTGTCATCCTGGGAGCCCACACGCTgcaaaggagagaggagagcTGGCAAACCTTCCAGGTCAAGGAGTACCACTGCCACCCAGGCTTCACCAGCCCTAAGGAGGGGAATGACATCCTTCTGCTGAAG CTGAATGGCAATGCCACCAGCAATGGCCAGGTCAGGCCCATTTCCTTTGAGAAATCCAAAGTTCGGGGTGGCACCGAGTGCAGCGTGGCCAGCTGGGGCCACAGGACCACCACTGTGACCATCATCAAACAAAGGGACTGCCTCAGCCACTACCCAGGGCTTGCTGACAACTTGATCTGTGGCCGCAGCAGATCCTCCGGGCTTCCTGAAAAG GCTGATGCCGGGGATCCTCTGGTCTGCAACAGCAAAGCCTTTGGCATCTTCTCCTACAGGCACAGCAACTGGCCTGGCTTCTACACACACATTGCTCCTTACCTCCACTGGGTCAACAGTGTCATGAAGTCCTCGTAA